Proteins from a single region of Rhodopirellula halodulae:
- a CDS encoding sugar ABC transporter ATP-binding protein — MTPNDSVLEACSISKSFPGVKALDAVDLTLRSGRLTALLGENGAGKSTLMKILAGVQPPDDGALKLHGESISLANPKDALDHGIAMIHQELCLVPHLSVAENLFLGREPVRFDTLIHYRDMNQRAAILLERLELNISPTTPVGKLRVGQQQLVEIARAFAGDVRVLIMDEPTSAITEHETQVLFRCIADLKKQNVAIVYITHRLEELSYIADDVAVMRDGRMIGTADHGVHSQDELVRMMAGRDVQTSVRSASVMDQEALRVENIRLPHPTRPADKVVDQVSFHVRRGEVFGIFGLMGAGRTELLECIFGLHHGSSEGRVVVGGNEVTMRSPQHAIRSGLALVPEDRKQDGLVLSMTVQENASLASLDRVSRWGWLNASGEENHVRRFIDRFRVKTPSLREKILNLSGGNQQKVILAKWLATDPTVLMLDEPTRGIDVQAKNEIYELINELTAEGLAVVMVSSELPEVMAVSDRVLVLSEGRATAEFERQSVTDEDVLHAALPRRAAS, encoded by the coding sequence ATGACGCCAAACGATTCTGTGTTGGAAGCCTGTTCGATTTCTAAATCGTTTCCCGGTGTCAAAGCCTTGGACGCGGTCGATTTGACTCTGCGGTCGGGGCGTTTGACGGCTTTGTTGGGGGAAAACGGAGCCGGAAAATCAACGCTGATGAAGATCTTGGCCGGGGTTCAGCCACCCGATGACGGTGCCTTGAAGTTGCATGGCGAATCGATCTCGCTGGCGAACCCCAAAGATGCTCTGGATCATGGCATTGCGATGATCCACCAAGAGCTGTGTTTGGTGCCGCATTTAAGTGTGGCGGAAAATCTGTTTCTCGGTCGCGAACCGGTTCGATTCGACACCCTGATCCACTACCGGGACATGAATCAGCGGGCGGCGATTTTACTGGAACGATTGGAACTGAACATCTCTCCGACCACGCCTGTCGGCAAACTGCGTGTGGGTCAACAACAACTAGTCGAAATTGCGCGTGCTTTCGCCGGTGACGTTCGCGTCCTGATCATGGACGAACCCACATCGGCGATCACGGAACACGAAACGCAGGTGCTGTTTCGTTGTATCGCGGATTTGAAAAAGCAGAACGTCGCGATTGTTTACATCACTCATCGTTTGGAAGAGCTGTCGTACATCGCGGACGACGTCGCGGTGATGCGAGATGGTCGAATGATCGGCACAGCGGATCACGGCGTTCACTCGCAAGACGAGTTGGTTCGAATGATGGCGGGACGCGACGTCCAGACTTCCGTTCGGTCAGCATCCGTGATGGATCAGGAAGCATTGCGAGTGGAAAACATCCGTTTGCCGCACCCAACTCGACCGGCCGACAAAGTGGTCGACCAAGTCAGCTTTCACGTCCGTCGCGGTGAGGTTTTCGGCATTTTTGGATTGATGGGGGCGGGCCGAACGGAGTTGCTCGAGTGCATCTTTGGGCTGCATCACGGCAGCAGCGAAGGAAGAGTGGTGGTCGGCGGAAACGAGGTGACGATGAGGTCACCTCAACACGCGATTCGTAGCGGGTTGGCGTTGGTTCCGGAGGATCGCAAGCAAGATGGTTTAGTACTTTCCATGACGGTCCAGGAAAACGCAAGTTTGGCCAGTTTGGATCGGGTCTCGCGTTGGGGATGGCTGAACGCATCCGGGGAAGAAAACCATGTTCGTCGTTTCATCGATCGTTTTCGCGTCAAGACGCCGTCGTTGCGAGAGAAGATCCTGAACCTAAGTGGTGGCAACCAACAGAAGGTGATTTTAGCGAAGTGGTTGGCAACCGATCCGACCGTTTTGATGCTGGACGAGCCGACGCGGGGAATCGACGTGCAGGCCAAGAATGAAATTTACGAATTGATCAACGAACTGACGGCCGAAGGATTGGCGGTGGTGATGGTGTCATCGGAGTTACCCGAGGTGATGGCGGTCTCGGACCGAGTGTTGGTGCTCTCGGAAGGCCGCGCGACCGCAGAATTTGAACGTCAAAGTGTCACCGACGAGGACGTCCTGCACGCTGCACTTCCTCGGAGGGCAGCCTCATGA
- a CDS encoding ABC transporter permease: MTWNREQLAKFQSIAALVVMLIAMSVLSDSFLTPENGLNILRQISVNLCLSIGMTLIILTAGIDLSVGAILAFSGAIAAGVLKNGLRLDGLGVQLEFTVFGAIVAGLLVGSACGMFNGVAITWFKLPPFVATLGMFSIARGLTMLWTGGFPVTGLGETFGAIGTGMVLGVPVPVWITAALVLVFVVLTKRMRFGRHLYAVGGNERAALLTGLPVDRIKIAVYTLGGLLSGVAGLIVTARLDSAQPNAGLGYELDSIAAVVIGGTSLSGGRGSVMGTVVGCLIIGVLNNGLFLLNVSPFWQQVVKGFVILAAVAIDRMSQRGQSV; encoded by the coding sequence ATGACGTGGAATCGCGAACAACTAGCGAAGTTTCAATCGATCGCTGCGTTGGTGGTGATGCTGATCGCGATGAGCGTACTGTCCGACAGCTTCCTGACTCCTGAAAACGGGTTGAATATCCTGCGGCAAATCTCAGTCAATCTGTGCCTCTCGATTGGTATGACGTTGATCATTCTGACGGCCGGAATTGATCTGTCCGTCGGTGCCATCCTGGCGTTCTCCGGTGCGATCGCGGCCGGGGTTTTGAAAAATGGACTGCGGCTGGACGGCCTGGGCGTTCAATTGGAGTTCACGGTCTTTGGGGCCATCGTTGCCGGTCTGTTGGTGGGATCGGCTTGTGGCATGTTCAACGGTGTGGCGATAACTTGGTTCAAGTTGCCGCCGTTTGTCGCCACTCTGGGTATGTTCAGCATTGCTCGAGGGTTGACCATGTTGTGGACCGGAGGGTTCCCCGTGACTGGTTTGGGGGAAACGTTCGGAGCCATCGGCACAGGAATGGTGCTGGGTGTGCCGGTGCCCGTATGGATCACCGCGGCTCTGGTGTTGGTGTTTGTCGTGCTGACCAAACGCATGCGTTTCGGCCGACATTTGTACGCCGTTGGTGGGAACGAACGAGCCGCGTTGCTGACCGGTTTGCCAGTCGATCGAATCAAGATTGCGGTCTACACCTTGGGTGGTTTGTTGTCGGGCGTGGCGGGTTTGATCGTCACGGCTCGTTTGGACTCGGCCCAGCCCAATGCGGGTTTGGGGTACGAGCTGGACTCGATTGCTGCGGTGGTCATCGGCGGCACATCGTTGTCGGGCGGACGCGGTAGCGTGATGGGAACGGTGGTCGGTTGTTTGATCATCGGCGTTCTCAACAACGGACTATTCTTGTTGAATGTCTCGCCGTTTTGGCAACAAGTTGTCAAAGGGTTTGTCATCCTCGCTGCGGTGGCGATCGATCGCATGAGTCAGCGGGGTCAGTCGGTATGA
- the rbsK gene encoding ribokinase, with protein sequence MNRSRITVVGSANVDLTFRTSRLPLPGETLAGQSLHQGMGGKGANQAVVAARLGADVSFIAKVGDDGFGQQALDAYTADGIDVSFVQREPDCPTGTAAIMVDDDAENCIIVVAGANAKLTADDVQSARAAIEQSDAVLCQLETPVEAAIKAFRIARAAGVRTVLTPAPAKLVTDELLSLCDVCVPNRTEIAEMVGQPVRSDADASSAAESLRKRGVKQVALTLGGDGVLVLDDSGIQHVASHKVDAVDTTGAGDSFTGALAVSLSEGLSLVEAARKASIVAAISVTRMGTQTSFPTQKEIQQWFVN encoded by the coding sequence TTGAATCGTAGCCGCATCACCGTCGTGGGATCCGCGAATGTGGATTTGACATTTCGGACGTCACGTTTGCCGTTGCCGGGCGAAACGTTGGCGGGCCAATCGCTGCATCAGGGCATGGGTGGCAAAGGAGCTAACCAAGCCGTCGTGGCGGCAAGGCTTGGTGCGGACGTGTCGTTCATTGCCAAGGTCGGCGACGACGGGTTTGGCCAGCAAGCCTTGGACGCTTACACCGCCGACGGGATCGATGTGTCGTTCGTCCAACGCGAACCCGACTGCCCGACGGGCACGGCGGCAATCATGGTCGATGATGACGCGGAAAATTGCATCATCGTTGTGGCGGGGGCCAATGCGAAATTGACCGCGGACGACGTTCAGTCGGCACGCGCGGCGATCGAGCAATCCGACGCGGTGCTTTGCCAATTGGAAACACCCGTCGAGGCGGCCATCAAAGCGTTTCGGATCGCTCGCGCGGCCGGGGTGCGAACCGTTTTGACGCCGGCACCCGCGAAATTGGTGACGGATGAGCTGTTGTCGCTATGCGATGTGTGTGTGCCCAACCGAACCGAGATCGCGGAGATGGTCGGTCAACCGGTGCGGTCCGATGCAGACGCGTCGTCCGCGGCGGAGTCACTTCGCAAACGCGGCGTCAAACAAGTCGCGTTGACCTTGGGCGGCGACGGAGTGTTGGTATTGGATGACTCGGGGATCCAACACGTTGCTTCCCACAAAGTCGACGCGGTGGACACGACCGGTGCGGGAGACTCGTTCACGGGAGCCTTGGCCGTGTCGCTGAGCGAGGGTTTGAGCTTGGTCGAAGCCGCTCGCAAAGCATCGATCGTGGCCGCGATCTCAGTCACTCGCATGGGAACACAAACCTCTTTTCCGACTCAAAAAGAGATTCAGCAATGGTTCGTCAATTGA
- a CDS encoding DUF2291 family protein has translation MNATQHRWLVRLAMAVVFLIVITIWPLFRIIPLEQADRVSAEQTTRFDASEFVQQFWTDSLLPSKKHATDAEELIRAIETDPATAKAKYGRSVGLSTAYHYFVSGAGRVVRIERNSIGIAIDAESDAAQIVLETGPVFGNVIRDGTGLLDVNDFANSRDFNAVSGVINRRVESEVLPELKSYAAPGAWILFVGCARISDEETDLAPMRVIPFDVETRK, from the coding sequence GTGAATGCGACTCAGCATCGTTGGCTGGTTCGCTTGGCGATGGCGGTTGTGTTTTTGATCGTGATCACGATTTGGCCGTTGTTTCGAATCATTCCGCTGGAGCAAGCTGATCGTGTGTCCGCCGAGCAAACCACTCGGTTTGATGCGAGCGAATTCGTGCAACAATTTTGGACGGATTCACTCCTGCCATCCAAGAAGCATGCGACGGATGCGGAGGAATTGATCCGAGCGATTGAAACGGACCCGGCGACGGCGAAAGCGAAGTATGGGCGAAGTGTGGGGCTGAGCACGGCCTATCATTACTTCGTCTCCGGAGCCGGACGCGTGGTGCGGATTGAACGCAACTCGATTGGAATCGCGATCGATGCGGAGAGTGATGCGGCGCAAATCGTTTTGGAAACCGGGCCAGTGTTCGGCAACGTGATTCGCGACGGAACTGGTTTGCTCGACGTCAACGATTTTGCCAACTCGCGAGATTTCAACGCGGTATCGGGTGTGATCAACCGTCGGGTGGAATCCGAAGTGCTGCCGGAGTTGAAGTCGTACGCGGCGCCGGGAGCGTGGATCCTGTTTGTTGGTTGCGCCCGGATCTCCGACGAGGAAACGGACTTGGCACCCATGCGTGTCATTCCGTTCGACGTGGAGACACGGAAATGA